ACAGCTGATCTCTGGCACGCACTACCCAACAAACAATTAATTTTTGGACTATTTATTACTACAATGTTAGTACAAACCGTCAATACCTCCATCAATCCCATTATCAGTCTGTTTGTCCGTGAGTTAACAAACAACAGTAATAACACTACCTTTCTCGCCGGTGTCGTGGCAGCAATGCCTGGTATTGCAACAGTTTTTGCAGCACCACAGTTTGGAAAAATTGGTGACCGCGTGGGTACACACAGAATGATAAAAATTGGTTTTTGTATTGCTATCGCTGCATTAGTCCCAACAGCATTTGTAACAAGTGTCTTCATGTTAATGGTATTTCGATTTATTATTGGTATTAGTGATGCTACCATGTTGCCAGCTGTGCAGACCTTACTGTCTAAAAATTCACCCTCAGAAATGACTGGCCGAATCTTCAGCTATAATCAAAGTTTTCAATCAATCGGAAGTGTCATGGGCCCAATGTTTGGTGCCCTAGTAGCCAGTGTATTTGATTATCGAGGTATTTTTATTTTCAGTGCTTTGCTAATTGTATTAAATGCTATTTTGTTTAACTTTAACACCAAATCTTTGAGAAAATAAGCATACAAAAAGGATGAACTTTATGATTCATCCTTTTTGTATGCTTCAAGTTTTCTCAAATCAACAGTTGCTTCGGTCCATCTTTGTAATGGCACATAATCATGGCGCTTATTAAAAGATAATCTTTCTTGTGATAGCACAGCAATACTTTGATTATTTTCTGTCAAAAATACCTGCCCAATATGTTTGTACTTTCCCTTTGTATGTTTTCCAGTTCGCCACCTGTGCAAAGTCGCCCCATCTTTAGGGACATAGTTTCCAGACAGATCCTGCTCAACTACAATACCTGTAAACAAATGTGTTTCATACTTGTCTTTACTCATAATGTTTGATACCCACCCCTAATTCAAATCTTGTGCCGTCAATAGGTTCTGTAGGTTGCAAGTGGAGTTCATAATCAATATTGGAAGCCACTAAGCGGACATCGGTTTGTAGTGTCAATTTGTTAACATTATCCAATAACTTTCTATCTTGCTCCGTCATCCGATCTAACAATGATCGAACTGTCATACGTAGCCACTGAACCTGCATTACTTTACTTATAAACGCAACTTGTCCAAATGGCATAGGACGTAACCATGTATCATAACTGATGTTTGAGACTTCAACATGGTCTACCCAGTTATTACCATTTTGACACCAAATTACCTGATACACGCCCGGATTTTCCAGATGTGTTTGTGTTAGCTCTTTTGGCAAATCAACAATTTGTGGCACAATTCGCATTTCACCGACCATGTGTTGAGTGATGTTAATTGGATAAATTTGATGTCCATCAGAAAATACGTTTAAGGCAAATTCAGTTTGTGTTGTTTCCGGTCCACTTGGTGTATGCTTTTCCTTTGGCAAAATCAACACGTTCTGATTGAGTTCGCGTAAGGCCTTAATTAACTTACGTCGATTCCCTGGAACAATTATGGCTATCGGATTTTCGAGTTCAACAACCTTCATGACGTCTGAAATTTCCAATGGCTCTAAATATTGCTTATCAGCCAAATTTTGCATCAGCGTTGCATCACTAGCGTTATTATTCATAATCACAGTATGGTATTGTAGCCGTCGCAGTTCAGATAAAACAACGGTTGTCGCATAACCACCAGATGCAGCATCCCCTAATCTAAAAGCCCCACTACCGATGACCAGAACAGTATTATCACTTACTTGTTCAGATTCATTTTCTTCTTCGTAAGTCGAGTAATATTGACGCGCGTTCTCTGGAAACTCACCGGCCGATGGTTCTAAAGCTTTATAAGTTGGGTCGATGTTGTGTTCCTTTGTTAAGGCTCGAATAATTTTAAAGTCCGTATCCCAAAAAAGAGCGATTAAGCCATCTGATAAGCCATACCTTTTACCACGCCGTAATGACACAATACTGTCCACATCTTTTTCAATCTCAAGTTCTAATTGCAATA
The Leuconostoc suionicum genome window above contains:
- a CDS encoding DUF7671 family protein — translated: MSKDKYETHLFTGIVVEQDLSGNYVPKDGATLHRWRTGKHTKGKYKHIGQVFLTENNQSIAVLSQERLSFNKRHDYVPLQRWTEATVDLRKLEAYKKDES